The nucleotide sequence TTGCCCTTTAGCTTTGCCCCTGCCAGCGGCGTATTTTTGCCCTTTGAGGCAAACTTTTCCGGATCGACGGTCCACTCGGCATTCGGGTCGAAGATAGTGATATCTGCAGCAGCGCCAACTTGAAGGCTCCCCGATAAGTTGAGGAGATTGAGAATCCGGGCAGGACCGAGGGTCAATCGGGAGATCAGAGTTGTCAAATCCATCTTGCCACTGTGGACCAGAGTCATCAGACCTCCGAGGGCCGTTTCAAAACCGCTGATGCCGAAAGCGCACCGGGCAAAATTTCCTGTCTTATCCTCTATAGTGTGAGGTGCATGGTCTGTGGCAATAGCATCGATGATTCCTTCGCCCAATCCAAGAATCAGCGCATCCACATCCGATTGGGCTCTCAGAGGTGGATTCACCTTGGCCTGGGCGCCATGAGCCAGAACTGCTTCTTCGGTCAAAGTCAAGTGATGCGGCGTGACCTCGGCGGTAACCGGAATGCCCTCTTTTTTGGCTCTGCGAATGAGATCGACGGAGCCTTTGGTGCTCACGTGCGCGATATGAACGTGTCCCCCCGTCTCCCGGGCCAACTGGATATCCCGCGCCACCATCCGCTCCTCGGCAGCTGCAGGTATTCCCCTATATCCCAGCCTGACCGATAAGGCACCTTCATTCATCACTCCATCTTTAGCCAGCGTTGGGTCCTCACAATGATCGATGATCGGAACCCCAAGAGTTTTTACTGTTTCAAGAGCTTGACGCATGATATCAGAATCAGCCACCGGGCTGCCGTCGTCACTGAAAGCAATTACTCCGGCCGCCTTCATCTGGCTCATCCGGGTTAACTTTACCCCGGAGCGCCCCACCGTGACACACCCTATCGGCAGAACCCGCACCACAGCCGCTTTGATGGTTGTTTCCCGGATTTGCCCGACCACTTCCGGCTTATCGATGGGAGGATTGGTATTGGGCATGCAGCAAACGGTAGTAAATCCGCCCCTGGCGGCAGCCCCGGTGCCACTGGCAATGGTTTCCTTCTCCTCGAATCCCGGCTGACGCAAATGGCAGTGAAGATCGATGAACCCAGGGGAAACAATTAAGCCGGTGGCATCGACTATTGTAGGGGCAGGTTTGAAACCTGCCCCTACCTCCGCAATCTTGCCACCGATGACCAGAAGATCACCGACTTGATCGATCCCTTTGAGGGGATCGATGATACGTCCGTTG is from Dehalococcoidia bacterium and encodes:
- a CDS encoding dihydroorotase is translated as MNLLIRNGRIIDPLKGIDQVGDLLVIGGKIAEVGAGFKPAPTIVDATGLIVSPGFIDLHCHLRQPGFEEKETIASGTGAAARGGFTTVCCMPNTNPPIDKPEVVGQIRETTIKAAVVRVLPIGCVTVGRSGVKLTRMSQMKAAGVIAFSDDGSPVADSDIMRQALETVKTLGVPIIDHCEDPTLAKDGVMNEGALSVRLGYRGIPAAAEERMVARDIQLARETGGHVHIAHVSTKGSVDLIRRAKKEGIPVTAEVTPHHLTLTEEAVLAHGAQAKVNPPLRAQSDVDALILGLGEGIIDAIATDHAPHTIEDKTGNFARCAFGISGFETALGGLMTLVHSGKMDLTTLISRLTLGPARILNLLNLSGSLQVGAAADITIFDPNAEWTVDPEKFASKGKNTPLAGAKLKGKVLLTVFEGRIVYRDESCHLLLNQAI